From Puntigrus tetrazona isolate hp1 chromosome 8, ASM1883169v1, whole genome shotgun sequence, the proteins below share one genomic window:
- the LOC122349956 gene encoding HLA class II histocompatibility antigen, DP alpha 1 chain-like, whose amino-acid sequence MALDRILTLTFVLSASAEIVHEYFGIHGCSETDGEDMHGLDEEEMWHADFNRKRGVLTLPDFAIPIEFYGFYEESVIEMTGCKSDVAFLTKMFKSPPPEMDAPQTSVYPKDDVELGVQNTLICHVTGFYPPSLSISWTKNNVNVTEGISLSQYRPRADGTFSIFSTFKFTPAEGDIYSCTVNHRALQSQHQTITWDVEVALPSVGPAVFCGVGLTLGMLGVAAGTFFLIKGNNCY is encoded by the exons ATGGCGCTGGACAGAATTCTTACTTTAACCTTTGTTCTCTCCGCTAGCGCTGAAA TTGTACACGAATATTTCGGAATTCATGGATGCTCTGAGACGGACGGAGAGGATATGCACGGACTTGACGAAGAGGAGATGTGGCATGCTGACTTCAATCGGAAGAGAGGAGTACTGACATTGCCCGATTTCGCAATTCCTATTGAATTCTATGGTTTTTATGAAGAAAGTGTTATTGAAATGACAGGATGCAAAAGCGATGTAGcctttttgacaaaaatgtttaagaGCCCACCACCGGAAATGG ACGCACCGCAGACGTCCGTCTATCCGAAAGACGACGTAGAGCTGGGTGTCCAGAACACCCTCATCTGTCACGTGACCGGCTTCTATCCTCCGTCTCTCAGCATCTCATGGACTAAGAATAACGTTAATGTGACAGAAGGCATAAGTTTAAGCCAGTACCGTCCGAGGGCAGACGGTACCTTCAGCATCTTCTCAACTTTTAAATTTACACCTGCTGAAGGAGATATTTACAGCTGCACGGTGAACCACAGAGCCCTACAAAGTCAACATCAGACCATAACATGGG ATGTAGAAGTTGCTCTCCCAAGTGTTGGTCCAGCTGTGTTTTGTGGAGTGGGTCTGACTCTGGGGATGCTGGGAGTCGCTGCTGGAACTTTCTTCCTCATTAAAGGAAACAACTGCTACTGA
- the LOC122349957 gene encoding LOW QUALITY PROTEIN: HLA class II histocompatibility antigen, DP alpha 1 chain-like (The sequence of the model RefSeq protein was modified relative to this genomic sequence to represent the inferred CDS: inserted 1 base in 1 codon; deleted 2 bases in 1 codon), protein MELYVFMFMLAALVSSENKVVHEDFYFTGCSDTEKEDLLGMDGEEAWHADFIKGEGVSTQPDFSDPFSADYQGSVANMEVCKQNLAVAIKAYKSPEEKMDKPLTSIYAKDDVQLNVENVLICHVTGFFPPPVTVSWSXNNEVINEDSLSQYRPKDDGTYNIFSSLSFTPEEGDIYSCSVKHVSLDQPQTKTWEVDVAVPGVGPAVFCGVGLSLGLLGVAAGTFFLIKGNNCN, encoded by the exons ATGGAGCTCTATGTATTTATGTTCATGCTTGCTGCACTTGTTTCTTCAGAGAACAAAG ttgttcatgaggatttttattttactggaTGCTCTGATACAGAGAAAGAAGATCTGTTGGGAATGGATGGAGAGGAAGCGTGGCATGCAGACTTCATTAAAGGAGAAGGAGTATCTACTCAGCCTGACTTTTCAGACCCCTTCAGCGCAGATTATCAGGGTTCTGTTGCTAACATGGAAGTCTGTAAACAAAACTTAGCTGTAGCCATCAAAGCTTATAAAAGTCCTGAAGAGAAAATGG ACAAACCTCTGACTTCCATCTATGCCAAAGATGATGTGCAGCTGAATGTTGAAAACGTACTCATCTGTCACGTGACTGGATTCTTCCCTCCTCCTGTCACAGTCTCATGGA AAAACAATGAGGTTATAAATGAAGACAGTCTAAGTCAGTATCGGCCAAAAGATGACGGCACTTACAACATCTTCTCCAGTCTGTCGTTCACACCTGAAGAGGGAGACATTTACAGCTGCTCTGTGAAGCATGTCTCTCTCGATCAACCTCAGACTAAAACatggg aaGTGGACGTAGCTGTGCCCGGTGTTGGTCCAGCTGTGTTT TGTGGAGTGGGTCTGTCTCTGGGGCTCCTGGGAGTCGCTGCTGGAACTTTCTTCCTCATTAAAGGAAACAACTGCAACTGA
- the LOC122349954 gene encoding H-2 class II histocompatibility antigen, E-S beta chain-like, giving the protein MSLPKLFSLILILPAFLVAESANVYYRYRMSRCIYKSSNISDMVYYDNYYFNKYLFIQFDSTLGRFVGFNEYGSKLAEFWNNGTFVHQERAIVDWFCKYNAEILDYCISDNSVAPKVKLSSVTRAGGRHPAVLMCSAYEFYPPHIKVSWLRDGKPMTSEVTSTMEMADGDWYYQIHSELEYSPKSGEKISCMVEHASFNKPMFYDWDPSLPESERNKIAIGASGLVLGVIMAAAGLIYYKKKSAGRTLVPH; this is encoded by the exons ATGTCACTGCCAAAGCTCTTCAGCCTCATATTAATACTGCCTGCATTTCTTGTAGCAGAAAGCG CTAATGTATATTACCGATACCGCATGTCAAGATGCATCTACAAATCCTCCAATATCAGTGACATGGTGTATTATGACAACTATTATTTCAACAAATATCTATTCATACAGTTTGATAGCACTCTGGGGAGGTTTGTGGGGTTTAATGAGTACGGTAGCAAACTCGCGGAGTTCTGGAACAATGGCACCTTTGTGCATCAAGAAAGAGCTATCGTGGACTGGTTCTGCAAATATAACGCTGAAATCTTAGACTACTGCATCAGTGATAACTCAG TCGCACCAAAGGTTAAGCTCAGTTCAGTGACGCGGGCTGGCGGCAGACATCCAGCTGTGCTGATGTGCAGCGCATACGAATTTTATCCCCCGCACATCAAAGTGTCCTGGCTGAGAGACGGCAAACCGATGACCTCTGAAGTGACCTCCACTATGGAGATGGCTGACGGGGACTGGTACTACCAGATACACTCTGAGCTGGAGTACAGCCCCAAATCTGGAGAGAAGATCTCCTGCATGGTGGAGCACGCCAGTTTCAATAAACCCATGTTCTACGACTGGG ATCCGTCTCTGCCTGAGTCTGAGAGGAATAAAATCGCCATCGGAGCCTCTGGTCTGGTTCTGGGAGTCATCATGGCAGCCGCTGGACTCATCTACTACAAGAAGAAATCAGCAG gGAGGACCCTAGTACCACATTAA
- the LOC122349953 gene encoding H-2 class II histocompatibility antigen, E-S beta chain-like: MSLPRVLSFHLILMLSAFTGAADGYYNSGWKECIYSSHDLSDMVMIVNYIFNKDVFLQFNSTVGEFVGYTELGVKNAQRLNSDGTAQQERAEVERFCKHNAKNRQSAIADKTVAPQVKLSSVNPAGSRHPAVLMCSAYHFYPQRIKVTWLKDNTPVKSDVTSTEELPNGDWYYQIHSELEYTPKSGEKISCMVDHAGLKKPIIVDWDPSLPESERNKIAIGASGLVLGVIIAAAGLIYYKKKSAGRILVPT; encoded by the exons ATGTCACTGCCGAGGGTCTTGAGTTTTCATCTCATATTGATGCTGTCTGCATTCACTGGAGCAG CTGATGGATACTACAATTCTGGGTGGAAAGAATGCATCTACAGCTCCCATGATCTCAGTGACATGGTGATGATTGTTAACTATATCTTCAATAAAGATGTGTTCTTACAGTTCAACAGCACTGTGGGGGAGTTTGTGGGATACACTGAACTTGGAGTAAAGAACGCACAGCGATTGAACAGTGATGGCACAGCGCAGCAAGAGAGAGCTGAGGTGGAGAGATTCTGTAAACATAATGCTAAAAACAGACAGAGCGCTATCGCTGATAAAACAG TTGCACCACAGGTTAAGCTCAGTTCAGTAAATCCGGCCGGTAGTAGACATCCAGCTGTGTTGATGTGCAGCGCATACCACTTTTACCCACAACGGATCAAAGTGACCTGGTTGAAAGACAACACACCTGTGAAGTCTGATGTGACCTCAACTGAAGAGCTGCCTAACGGGGACTGGTACTACCAGATCCACTCTGAGCTGGAGTACACCCCTAAATCTGGAGAGAAGATCTCCTGCATGGTGGATCACGCTGGgttaaaaaaacccatcatCGTAGACTGGG ATCCGTCTCTGCCTGAGTCTGAGAGGAATAAAATCGCCATCGGAGCCTCTGGTCTGGTTCTGGGAGTCATCATCGCAGCCGCTGGACTCATTTACTACAAGAAGAAATCAGCAG GGAGGATCCTGGTACCAACCTAA